GCTTCGGTCTCGGGGCTCTCCGATGAGCAGAAGGCACGCACGTTCGCCAAAAGCGAGGCCCAGTACCTCGAGAACATGGTGGACGTCAAGGTGCAGCTCGCCGAGGCGCGCGAGGCGGGCATCTCCGTCGGGGCCGACGAGGTGGACAGGGCCGTCCGCGACATCCAGAAAAAGTATTCCATGGACGATGAGACCTTCCGGAAGGCCCTGGAGCGGGAGGGTCTCACCATGGAGGCCTACCGGAAGAAGCTCCGGGAGCAGATTACAATCGCCCGCCTCGTGGAGCGCGAGGTGCGCTCCACCATGAACGTCACGGACGAGGAGATACAGGAGCGGATGAAGGAGGACGGACTGAAGGGAGAAATCCTCTACCATCTCAGGCAGATATTCTTCCGTCTTCCCGAAGGCGAGGGGATGGAGGCCGTCGAGCCCGAGCTTGCCCGGGTGCATGAGGGCCTCAAGGCCGGAACTCCCTTCGAGGAGCTGGCCCGGCAGTACTCTCAGGGTCCCGCCAGGGACAAGGGCGGGGACTTGGGCTATATGAAGAAGAGCAAGATGGACGGCGCTTTCAGGGACGCGGTGCAGGGGATGTCCGCGGGAGAGGTGAGCGAGCCCTTCCGTACGGCCCGCGGGGTGCACATCGTCCAGCTCGTCGAGAAGAAGGAGCCCACCGAGACCGTGCGCGAGCAGATCTTCCAGGAGAAGTACCGGCAGTGGCTCAAGGGGTTAAGGGCCAAGGCCTTCGTGGAGATAAAGCTTTAAGGTGGCTCCCTCCGACTCTTCTTGCCCGCAGAGCATCGCCCGCACAGTGCCTGCCGCATCTGAGGCCGGCAGAGAGGCGGGTGCTTTTTCCGCCGAAGGAGGCCTGCTATGAACCTCGCGGTCATAGGGACGGGATACGTGGGCCTGGTCACCGGAGCCTGTTTCGCGGAGATGGGCAACAACGTCGTCTGCGTCGAAACGGACGGAGGCAAACTCGATGTCCTGAAAGCCGGAAAGGTGCCCTTTTACGAGCCCGGCCTGGAGCAGGTGGTGGCGGGGAACCTCGGGGAGGGCAGGCTCTCCTTCACGCATTCCATGAAGGAGGCGGTAAAGCGGAGCAGCATCTTCCTCATCGCGGTGGGAACGCCGCCCTCGGAGGA
This genomic window from Nitrospirota bacterium contains:
- a CDS encoding peptidylprolyl isomerase — protein: MPCERRCLSPWGRGHLTSAAFSFALFLVAAFLLSGASADAMVLDRVVAVVNQEAITWLELYRAMEFDLGASVSGLSDEQKARTFAKSEAQYLENMVDVKVQLAEAREAGISVGADEVDRAVRDIQKKYSMDDETFRKALEREGLTMEAYRKKLREQITIARLVEREVRSTMNVTDEEIQERMKEDGLKGEILYHLRQIFFRLPEGEGMEAVEPELARVHEGLKAGTPFEELARQYSQGPARDKGGDLGYMKKSKMDGAFRDAVQGMSAGEVSEPFRTARGVHIVQLVEKKEPTETVREQIFQEKYRQWLKGLRAKAFVEIKL